A window from Gossypium raimondii isolate GPD5lz chromosome 7, ASM2569854v1, whole genome shotgun sequence encodes these proteins:
- the LOC105785696 gene encoding uncharacterized protein LOC105785696, with the protein MENRRRLQDSASESTSSIGAKLSRLASRQEEVKIAYHQLKSQIKIGLAEAEDVFSSLAIPLMKLVGLKTEEMAEEGRFTAIIVDADFSPGQEFHRNGLSLTPESPTAAGGEWNDQIYRKEENCAAKAIIAGKEFYEKQETQLLQLVHLLRQVENRVNSHQDDILQSLATQRGSLQNLFRKAVYYISAFHSQNHDIFLITQKLLQLIFYKTDAVLSSVEDNVQGLMQDLAERMCNPMVEYVKGLRADLKIGTCARLLDTVDEMERCMRNGRIELEEARKKVRVAEEGRIKALCKLKETEEKVRKMKQYHEFIAAIQNQHIEQLASSKFLGVEEANANDHNLVWELERKMRKFRTPGSPMGLKELVDYERKKKHHQSTRARSSLHHRPVIQNNVQALGPETPCVDARIPLGLSPSSAVQQVVSRKRINPYPFNP; encoded by the exons ATGGAGAATCGACGGAGATTGCAGGATTCGGCATCTGAATCAACTTCTTCGATCGGCGCAAAGCTTTCGAGACTAGCTTCGCGGCAGGAGGAAGTGAAGATTGCTTATCACCAACTCAAATCGCAGATCAAAATCGGTTTGGCCGAA gCAGAGGATGTCTTCTCTTCCTTGGCGATTCCTTTGATGAAGTTGGTTGGTTTGAAAACAGAGGAAATGGCTGAAGAAGGACGGTTCACCGCGATCATCGTCGATGCTGATTTCTCTCCT GGCCAGGAATTCCATAGGAATGGTCTGAGTCTCACACCTGAATCACCAACTGCAGCTGGAGGAGAATGGAACGATCAGATTTACAGAAAG GAAGAAAACTGTGCTGCTAAGGCAATAATAGCAGGCAAAGAATTTTATGAGAAGCAAGAAACACAGTTACTGCAGCTTGTCCACCTGCTTAGACAAGTGGAAAACCGAGTCAATTCTCACCAGGATGACATTCTTCAAAGCCTTGCCACTCAACGGGGCTCCCTTCAAAACCTTTTCCGCAAAGCAGTTTATTATATATCTGCTTTTCATAGTCAAAACCATGACATCTTTCTAATCACGCAGAAGCTTCTTCaactcatattttataaaacagATGCAGTACTTAGCTCAGTTGAGGATAACGTGCAGGGACTAATGCAAGACTTAGCTGAACGAATGTGTAACCCAATGGTAGAGTATGTCAAAGGCCTGAGAGCTGATTTGAAGATTGGAACATGTGCACGTTTGCTGGACACTGTGGATGAGATGGAAAGATGTATGAGAAATGGTAGGATTGAGTTAGAGGAAGCAAGGAAGAAGGTCAGAGTAGCAGAGGAGGGGAGGATCAAGGCATTGTGCAAGTTAAAGGAGACCGAAGAAAAAGTTAGGAAAATGAAGCAATACCATGAGTTCATTGCTGCAATACAAAACCAGCATATTGAACAACTTGCCTCAAGCAAG TTCTTAGGCGTGGAGGAAGCTAATGCAAACGATCACAATCTAGTATGGGAACTAGAGAGGAAGATGAGGAAATTTCGAACACCTGGGAGTCCAATGGGGCTTAAAGAACTTGTCGACtatgagagaaaaaagaagcacCATCAATCTACAAGAGCAAGGTCTTCATTACATCACAGGCCAGTGATTCAGAATAATGTGCAAGCTCTGGGTCCAGAAACCCCATGCGTCGACGCTCGGATCCCCTTGGGTTTATCACCTTCATCGGCAGTGCAGCAAGTGGTTTCACGCAAGCGCATCAACCCCTACCCCTTCAATCCTTGA
- the LOC105785701 gene encoding floricaula/leafy homolog isoform X1 gives MDPETFASGSFFKWDPRGLMAPTPARLVEAVAAVPQPQAVAVAAAAAFMGRPRELGGIEELFQAYGIRYYTAAKIAELGFTVNTLLGMKEEELDEMMNSVSQIFRWELLVGERYGIKAAVRAERRRLEEEDSRRRHLVLGDTTTTTTAANALDALSQEGLSEEPVQQEKEAAGSGGGGTWEMVIGGGRRKQQRRRKGQKKVVEVDNGDEFEGGDDDDENGDGGGGGYERQREHPFIVTEPGEVARGKKNGLDYLFHLYEQCRDFLIQVQNIAKDRGEKCPTKVTNQVFRYAKKAGASYINKPKMRHYVHCYALHCLDEEASNALRRAFKERGENVGAWRQACYKPLVSIAARQGWDIDAIFNAHPRLAIWYVPTKLRQLCHAERNGAAAVAAGSSSVSGGHDHMGF, from the exons ATGGACCCTGAGACTTTTGCTAGTGGGAGCTTCTTCAAGTGGGATCCAAGGGGACTGATGGCGCCAACGCCGGCTCGTTTGGTGGAAGCAGTTGCCGCCGTACCTCAGCCGCAGGCGGTGGCTGtggctgctgctgctgcttTCATGGGGAGGCCGAGGGAACTTGGGGGTATTGAAGAGTTATTTCAAGCTTATGGAATCAGGTACTATACTGCGGCGAAGATAGCTGAGTTAGGGTTCACTGTAAACACCCTTTTAGGCATGAAAGAAGAAGAGTTAGACGAGATGATGAATAGTGTATCACAGATATTCAGGTGGGAACTCCTCGTCGGTGAAAGGTACGGTATTAAAGCCGCTGTTAGAGCTGAAAGGAGACGGCTTGAAGAAGAGGATTCACGGCGGCGACACTTGGTTTTAGGTGACACCACCACCACTACCACCGCCGCCAACGCTCTCGATGCTCTCTCACAAGAAG GGTTATCAGAGGAGCCAGTGCAGCAAGAGAAAGAGGCGGCGGGGAGCGGCGGAGGGGGAACGTGGGAGATGGTAATAGGTGGAGGAAGGAGGAAGCAGCAGCGGCGGAGGAAAGGGCAGAAAAAGGTGGTTGAAGTTGACAACGGGGATGAATTCGAGggtggtgatgatgatgatgaaaacGGTGATGGTGGTGGCGGTGGCTACGAGCGGCAGCGGGAGCACCCTTTCATCGTAACGGAGCCCGGCGAGGTAGCACGTGGCAAAAAGAACGGCCTTGATTACCTCTTCCATCTCTACGAGCAGTGTCGGGATTTCTTGATTCAAGTCCAAAACATAGCTAAGGACCGTGGCGAAAAATGCCCCACTAAG gTGACAAATCAAGTATTTAGGTACGCTAAGAAAGCGGGGGCAAGCTACATCAACAAGCCTAAAATGCGACACTACGTGCATTGCTACGCCCTACATTGCCTCGATGAGGAAGCGTCGAATGCGCTGCGGAGAGCTTTCAAGGAGCGAGGCGAGAACGTCGGGGCATGGAGACAAGCCTGCTACAAACCACTAGTTTCGATTGCGGCTCGCCAAGGTTGGGACATCGATGCCATCTTCAACGCCCATCCTCGACTCGCTATTTGGTACGTCCCGACTAAGCTTCGACAGCTTTGTCATGCTGAACGTAATGGTGCTGCCGCCGTTGCCGCTGGTTCGAGTTCGGTTTCTGGTGGACATGATCATATGGGGTTCTAA
- the LOC105785701 gene encoding floricaula/leafy homolog isoform X2 has protein sequence MDPETFASGSFFKWDPRGLMAPTPARLVEAVAAVPQPQAVAVAAAAAFMGRPRELGGIEELFQAYGIRYYTAAKIAELGFTVNTLLGMKEEELDEMMNSVSQIFRWELLVGERYGIKAAVRAERRRLEEEDSRRRHLVLGDTTTTTTAANALDALSQEEEPVQQEKEAAGSGGGGTWEMVIGGGRRKQQRRRKGQKKVVEVDNGDEFEGGDDDDENGDGGGGGYERQREHPFIVTEPGEVARGKKNGLDYLFHLYEQCRDFLIQVQNIAKDRGEKCPTKVTNQVFRYAKKAGASYINKPKMRHYVHCYALHCLDEEASNALRRAFKERGENVGAWRQACYKPLVSIAARQGWDIDAIFNAHPRLAIWYVPTKLRQLCHAERNGAAAVAAGSSSVSGGHDHMGF, from the exons ATGGACCCTGAGACTTTTGCTAGTGGGAGCTTCTTCAAGTGGGATCCAAGGGGACTGATGGCGCCAACGCCGGCTCGTTTGGTGGAAGCAGTTGCCGCCGTACCTCAGCCGCAGGCGGTGGCTGtggctgctgctgctgcttTCATGGGGAGGCCGAGGGAACTTGGGGGTATTGAAGAGTTATTTCAAGCTTATGGAATCAGGTACTATACTGCGGCGAAGATAGCTGAGTTAGGGTTCACTGTAAACACCCTTTTAGGCATGAAAGAAGAAGAGTTAGACGAGATGATGAATAGTGTATCACAGATATTCAGGTGGGAACTCCTCGTCGGTGAAAGGTACGGTATTAAAGCCGCTGTTAGAGCTGAAAGGAGACGGCTTGAAGAAGAGGATTCACGGCGGCGACACTTGGTTTTAGGTGACACCACCACCACTACCACCGCCGCCAACGCTCTCGATGCTCTCTCACAAGAAG AGGAGCCAGTGCAGCAAGAGAAAGAGGCGGCGGGGAGCGGCGGAGGGGGAACGTGGGAGATGGTAATAGGTGGAGGAAGGAGGAAGCAGCAGCGGCGGAGGAAAGGGCAGAAAAAGGTGGTTGAAGTTGACAACGGGGATGAATTCGAGggtggtgatgatgatgatgaaaacGGTGATGGTGGTGGCGGTGGCTACGAGCGGCAGCGGGAGCACCCTTTCATCGTAACGGAGCCCGGCGAGGTAGCACGTGGCAAAAAGAACGGCCTTGATTACCTCTTCCATCTCTACGAGCAGTGTCGGGATTTCTTGATTCAAGTCCAAAACATAGCTAAGGACCGTGGCGAAAAATGCCCCACTAAG gTGACAAATCAAGTATTTAGGTACGCTAAGAAAGCGGGGGCAAGCTACATCAACAAGCCTAAAATGCGACACTACGTGCATTGCTACGCCCTACATTGCCTCGATGAGGAAGCGTCGAATGCGCTGCGGAGAGCTTTCAAGGAGCGAGGCGAGAACGTCGGGGCATGGAGACAAGCCTGCTACAAACCACTAGTTTCGATTGCGGCTCGCCAAGGTTGGGACATCGATGCCATCTTCAACGCCCATCCTCGACTCGCTATTTGGTACGTCCCGACTAAGCTTCGACAGCTTTGTCATGCTGAACGTAATGGTGCTGCCGCCGTTGCCGCTGGTTCGAGTTCGGTTTCTGGTGGACATGATCATATGGGGTTCTAA
- the LOC105785717 gene encoding uncharacterized protein LOC105785717 isoform X2: MTIRRFLRARELDVEKASSMFLKYLKWRRSFVPNGFISPSELTHEIQQNKMFLQGSDKKGRPISVLLAARHFQHNGGLDEFKRFIVYIFDKILARMPPGQDKFIVIGDLEGWGYANCDIRAYLAALSLLQDYYPERLGKMFIVHAPYVFMAAWKIVHPFIDVKTRKKIVFVENKSLKSTLLEEIDESQLPEMYGGTLPLIPSQDS, encoded by the exons ATGACAATACGAAGATTTCTAAGAGCTCGTGAATTAGATGTGGAGAAAGCATCGAGCATGTTCCTCAAGTACCTGAAATGGAGACGAAGCTTTGTTCCTAATGGTTTCATTTCTCCATCAGAACTCACACATGAAATCCAACAGAACAAGATGTTTTTGCAAGGTTCCGACAAGAAAGGACGACCTATTTCTGTTCTTCTTGCTGCAAGACATTTCCAGCATAATGGCGGCCTCGACGAATTCAAGC GTTTTATAGTCTACATTTTCGACAAAATATTGGCCAG GATGCCTCCAGGACAAGATAAATTTATTGTGATCGGAGATCTTGAAGGTTGGGGATATGCAAATTGCGACATCCGGGCATACCTTGCTGCTCTATCTCTCCTGCAG GATTACTACCCGGAAAGATTAGGAAAGATGTTCATAGTGCATGCACCCTACGTTTTCATGGCGGCCTGGAAAATTGTTCACCCTTTCATCGACGTCAAAACCAGGAAGAAG ATAGTATTCGTTGAGAACAAAAGCCTGAAATCAACATTGCTTGAAGAAATAGACGAGAGCCAACTGCCAGAAATGTATGGTGGCACATTACCATTGATTCCCAGTCAAGACAGCTAA
- the LOC105785717 gene encoding uncharacterized protein LOC105785717 isoform X1, translated as MMMSSNNMECSAKSKEEEEITKISLMRSLVETQDPSSKEVDDMTIRRFLRARELDVEKASSMFLKYLKWRRSFVPNGFISPSELTHEIQQNKMFLQGSDKKGRPISVLLAARHFQHNGGLDEFKRFIVYIFDKILARMPPGQDKFIVIGDLEGWGYANCDIRAYLAALSLLQDYYPERLGKMFIVHAPYVFMAAWKIVHPFIDVKTRKKIVFVENKSLKSTLLEEIDESQLPEMYGGTLPLIPSQDS; from the exons ATGATGATGAGTTCAAATAACATGGAGTGTTCCGCTAAATcgaaggaagaagaagagatcACCAAAATAAGTCTTATGAGAAGCTTGGTTGAAACACAAGATCCTTCTTCCAAG GAAGTAGATGATATGACAATACGAAGATTTCTAAGAGCTCGTGAATTAGATGTGGAGAAAGCATCGAGCATGTTCCTCAAGTACCTGAAATGGAGACGAAGCTTTGTTCCTAATGGTTTCATTTCTCCATCAGAACTCACACATGAAATCCAACAGAACAAGATGTTTTTGCAAGGTTCCGACAAGAAAGGACGACCTATTTCTGTTCTTCTTGCTGCAAGACATTTCCAGCATAATGGCGGCCTCGACGAATTCAAGC GTTTTATAGTCTACATTTTCGACAAAATATTGGCCAG GATGCCTCCAGGACAAGATAAATTTATTGTGATCGGAGATCTTGAAGGTTGGGGATATGCAAATTGCGACATCCGGGCATACCTTGCTGCTCTATCTCTCCTGCAG GATTACTACCCGGAAAGATTAGGAAAGATGTTCATAGTGCATGCACCCTACGTTTTCATGGCGGCCTGGAAAATTGTTCACCCTTTCATCGACGTCAAAACCAGGAAGAAG ATAGTATTCGTTGAGAACAAAAGCCTGAAATCAACATTGCTTGAAGAAATAGACGAGAGCCAACTGCCAGAAATGTATGGTGGCACATTACCATTGATTCCCAGTCAAGACAGCTAA